One Rattus norvegicus strain BN/NHsdMcwi chromosome 20, GRCr8, whole genome shotgun sequence DNA segment encodes these proteins:
- the Mfsd4b2 gene encoding sodium-dependent glucose transporter 1B: MVGGVLLDYMNQFLLLGVSMSATAVGFYLIPLCKKVFLLIIMMSVFGASIGVVDTGANVLILDLWGDKGAPHMQALHFSFALGAFLAPLLAKLAWGTTASAQNHTESDFDPLMLNRTSEAATDSVFAVPDDMNLLWAYASIGTYVLVVSVFLFALFCKKRSRQKKSSASAQGARRAKYHRALLCLLFLFFFFYVGAEITYGSYVFSFATTHVGMEESEAAGLNSIFWGTFAACRGLAIFFATCLQPGTMIVVSNIGSLASSFFLVLFDKNPLCLWIATSVYGASMATTFPSGISWIEQYTTLTGKSTAFFVIGAALGEMAIPAVIGILQGHYPDLPVVLYTCLCSALFTAVLFPVMYKLATLPLERQRKGRRKSEDQKALSSINGNMQRNGMECILK, translated from the exons ATGGTTGGTGGAGTTCTCCTTGACTATATGAACCAGTTTTTACTTTTGG gTGTGTCAATGTCGGCTACTGCTGTTGGGTTTTATCTCATTCCTTTGTGCAAGAAGGTGTTTTTACTGATTATCATGATGTCTGTGTTTGGTGCTTCAATTGGTGTTGTGGATACAG GTGCAAATGTCCTCATCTTGGACCTTTGGGGGGACAAAGGAGCCCCACATATGCAGGCCTTGCACTTCAGTTTCGCCTTGGGTGCCTTCCTGGCTCCCCTGCTGGCTAAATTGGCCTGGGGTACCACAGCATCTGCTCAGAATCACACTGAGTCCGACTTTGACCCTCTAATGCTGAACCGAACCTCCGAAGCCGCCACAGACTCTGTGTTCGCGGTACCCGACGACATGAATCTGCTGTGGGCATACGCGTCCATCGGAACCTATGTTCTAGTAgtttctgtcttcctgtttgcTCTGTTTTGTAAGAAACGCTCAAGGCAGAAAAAATCCTCAGCGTCTGCTCAGGGAGCTCGAAGGGCTAAATACCACAGGGCCCTGCTatgcctcctctttctcttcttcttcttctacgtGGGAGCCGAGATCACGTACGGCTCTTACGTATTCTCCTTCGCCACCACCCACGTTGGCATGGAAGAGAGCGAGGCAGCTGGCTTGAACTCCATCTTCTGGGGGACCTTCGCAGCCTGCAGGGGCCTGGCCATCTTCTTTGCGACATGCTTACAGCCTGGGACCATGATTGTGGTGAGCAACATCGGCAGCCTGGCCTCATCTTTCTTTCTGGTGCTTTTTGACAAGAACCCTCTTTGCCTCTGGATCGCGACTTCTGTGTATGGAGCCTCAATGGCAACCACGTTCCCCAGCGGCATCTCCTGGATTGAGCAGTACACCACCTTAACTGGGAAATCCACAGCCTTCTTTGTCATCGGTGCTGCCCTGGGAGAAATGGCGATTCCTGCAGTGATCGGAATTCTTCAGGGACACTACCCAGACCTGCCAGTAGTTCTGTATACATGTCTGTGCTCAGCCCTATTCACGGCTGTTTTATTTCCTGTGATGTATAAATTAGCCACCTTACCCCTGGAACGCCAGcgcaaaggaagaaggaagagcgAGGACCAGAAGGCTTTGAGCAGCATAAATGGAAACATGCAGAGAAATGGAATGGAGTGTATTCTGAAGTAG